A region from the Ovis aries strain OAR_USU_Benz2616 breed Rambouillet chromosome 22, ARS-UI_Ramb_v3.0, whole genome shotgun sequence genome encodes:
- the CCDC186 gene encoding coiled-coil domain-containing protein 186 isoform X2 yields the protein MSETEHIASISSDQNIEETAETKEDSCNSLSGDESSSLENESKLSSLNSDKTVCHPNEHNNQTETQENYIPDHGGGKDSCAKTDTGPENSEQITSFPGGDFTQQVLKTSEAEQTVTQILAELRSSAFTEAGNQKTYSESPYDTDCTKKLISKIKDVSTSEDLLEEIESELLSTEFAEEHRVPNGMNKGENALIMFEKCVQDKYLQQEHTIKKLIKENKKHQELILDICSEKDNLREELKKRTETEKQHMNTIKQLETRIEELNKEVQASKDKVLAQDIAAKNAIQQLHKEMAHRMEQANKKCEEARQEKEAMVMKYVRGEKESLDLRKEKEILEKKLRDANKECEKNTSKIKQLSQEKGRLHQLYETKEGEATRLIREIDKLKEDINSHIIKVKWAQNKLKAEMDSHKETKDKLKETTTKLTQAKEEADQIRKNCQDMIKTYQESEEIKSNELDAKLRVTKGELEKQMQEKSDQLEMHHAKIKELEDLKRTFKEGMDELRTLRTKVKCLEDERLRTEDELSKYKEIINRQKAEIQNLLDKVKTADQIQEQHQRGKQEIENLKEEVESLNSLINDLQKDIEGSRKRESELLLFTEKLTSKNAQLQSESNSLQSQFDKLSCSESQLQSQCEHMKQTNMNLESRLLKEEELRKEEVQALQAELTCTQTEVKALSTQVEELKDELVTQRRKHASSVKDLTKQLQQARRKLDQVENGSCDKEGSSMGSRSSSSGSLNARSSAEDRSPENTGSSVAVDNFPEVDKAMLIERIVRLQKAHARKNEKIEFMEDHIKQLVEEIRKKTKIIQSYILREESGTLSSEASDFNKVHLSRRGGIMASLYTSHPADTGLTLELSLEINRKLQAVLEDTLLKNITLKENLQTLGTEIERLIKHQHELEQRTKKA from the exons ATGTCGGAGACAGAGCACATAGCCTCCATTTCCTCTGATCAAAATATTGAGGAAACAGCGGAAACAAAGGAAGACTCGTGCAACTCTCTCTCTGGTGATGAAAGCAGCAGCTTAGAAAATGAGTCCAAACTGTCATCATTAAACTCTGATAAAACTGTATGTCACCCTAATGAACACAATAATCAAACTGAAACACAGGAAAATTATATTCCAGATCATGGTGGGGGTAAGGATTCCTGTGCTAAAACAGACACAGGCCCAGAAAATTCTGAACAAATAACTAGTTTTCCTGGTGGAGATTTTACACAGCAAGTTTTGAAAACAAGTGAAGCAGAACAAACCGTGACACAAATATTGGCGGAATTAAGGTCATCTGCATTTACAGAAGCAGGGAACCAAAAGACTTATTCAGAGAGTCCTTATGATACAGACTGCACCAAGAaacttatttcaaaaataaaggatGTTTCAACATCAGAGGATTTGTTGGAAGAAATAGAATCTGAGCTCTTATCTACTGAGTTTGCAGAAGAACACCGAGTACCAAATGGAATGAATAAGGGAGAAAATGCATTAATTATGTTTGAAAAGTGTGTGCAAGATAAGTATTTGCAGCAGGAACACACCATAAAAaa gttaattaaagaaaataagaagcatCAGGAACTCATCTTAGACATTTGTTCAGAAAAAGACAATTTAAGagaagaacttaaaaaaagaacagaaacagagaaacagcaTATGAACACAATTAAACAG TTAGAAACAAGAATAGAGGAACTTAATAAAGAAGTTCAGGCTTCCAAAGATAAAGTATTAGCTCAAGACATTGCAGCCAAAAACGCAATTCAGCAATTACACAAAGAGATGGCCCATCGGATGGAACAG GCCAACAAGAAATGTGAAGAGGCACGCCAGGAAAAAGAAGCAATGGTAATGAAGTATGTAAGAGGTGAGAAGGAATCTTTAGACCTTCGGAAGGAAAAAGAGATACTTGAAAAAAAACTTAGAGATGCaaataaagaatgtgaaaaaaacaCTAGCAAAATTAAGCAACTTTCTCAGGAGAAAGGACGATTACACCAGCTGTATGAAACAAAG GAAGGTGAAGCTACCCGACTCAtcagagaaatagacaaattaaaGGAAGATATCAACTCTCACATCATTAAAGTAAAATGGgcacaaaacaaattaaaagcagaaatggattCACATAAG gaaaccaaagataaactcaaagaaacaacaacaaaattaactcAAGCAAAGGAAGAAGCAGATCAGATTAGGAAAAATTGTCAAGATATGATAAAAACATATCAG GAGTCAGAAGAAATTAAATCAAATGAGCTTGATGCCAAGCTTAGAGTCACAAAAGGAGAACTTGAAAAACAAATGCAGGAAAAATCTGACCAGCTAGAA ATGCATCATGCCAAAATAAAGGAACTAGAAGATCTGAAGAGGACATTTAAGGAGGGCATGGATGAGCTAAGGACGCTGAGAACAAAG GTAAAATGTCTAGAAGATGAACGATTGAGGACAGAAGATGAATTATCAAAATATAAAGAGATTATTAATCGCCAAAAAGCTGAAATTCAGAATTTGTTGGACAAAGTGAAAACTGCAGATCAGATACAGGAGCAGCATCAGAG AGGTAAACAAGAAATTGAAAATTTGAAGGAAGAAGTGGAAAGTCTTAATTCTTTGATTAATGACCTACAAAAAGACATCGAAGGCAGTAGGAAAAGAGAATCTGAGCTACTACTGTTTACAGAAAAGCTCACTAGTAAGAATGCACAGCTTCAATCTGaatccaattctttgcagtcaCAGTTTGATAAACTTTCCTGTAGTGAAAGTCAGTTACAAAGCCAATGTGAACACATGAAACAGACAAATATGAATTTG gaaAGTAGATTGTTAAAAGAAGAAGAACTGCGAAAAGAGGAAGTCCAGGCTCTGCAAGCTGAACTCACTTGTACACAAACTGAAGTTAAAGCATTGAGTACCCAGGTTGAAGAATTAAAAGATGAGTTAGTGACTCAAAGACGTAAACACGCCTCTAGTGTCAAGGATCTTACCAAACAACTTCAGCAAG CACGAAGAAAGTTAGATCAGGTTGAGAATGGAAGCTGTGATAAAGAAGGCAGCAGCATGGGAAGTCGCTCTAGTTCATCAG GGTCCCTCAATGCTCGAAGCAGTGCAGAAGACCGATCTCCAGAAAATACTGGGTCGTCAGTAGCTGTAGATAACTTCCCAGAAGTAGACAAGGCCATGCTGATTGAGAGGATAGTAAGGCTGCAGAAAGCACATGCCCGGAAAAATGAGAAGATAGAATTTATGGAGGATCACATCAAACAGCTGGTGgaagaaattaggaaaaaaacaaa AATAATTCAGAGTTACATTTTACGAGAAGAATCAGGCACACTTTCTTCAGAGGCATCTGATTTTAACAAAGTGCATTTAAGTAGGCGGGGTGGCATCATGGCGTCTTTGTACACGTCCCATCCAGCCGATACTGGATTAACATTGGAACTGTCTTTGGAGATCAACCGGAAACTACAGGCTGTTTTGGAGGATACATTGctaaaaaatattactttgaag GAAAATCTGCAAACGCTTGGAACAGAAATAGAACGTCTTATTAAACACCAGCATGAACTAGAACAGAGGACGAAGAAAGCCTAA
- the CCDC186 gene encoding coiled-coil domain-containing protein 186 isoform X1 yields MSETEHIASISSDQNIEETAETKEDSCNSLSGDESSSLENESKLSSLNSDKTVCHPNEHNNQTETQENYIPDHGGGKDSCAKTDTGPENSEQITSFPGGDFTQQVLKTSEAEQTVTQILAELRSSAFTEAGNQKTYSESPYDTDCTKKLISKIKDVSTSEDLLEEIESELLSTEFAEEHRVPNGMNKGENALIMFEKCVQDKYLQQEHTIKKLIKENKKHQELILDICSEKDNLREELKKRTETEKQHMNTIKQLETRIEELNKEVQASKDKVLAQDIAAKNAIQQLHKEMAHRMEQANKKCEEARQEKEAMVMKYVRGEKESLDLRKEKEILEKKLRDANKECEKNTSKIKQLSQEKGRLHQLYETKEGEATRLIREIDKLKEDINSHIIKVKWAQNKLKAEMDSHKETKDKLKETTTKLTQAKEEADQIRKNCQDMIKTYQESEEIKSNELDAKLRVTKGELEKQMQEKSDQLEMHHAKIKELEDLKRTFKEGMDELRTLRTKVKCLEDERLRTEDELSKYKEIINRQKAEIQNLLDKVKTADQIQEQHQRGKQEIENLKEEVESLNSLINDLQKDIEGSRKRESELLLFTEKLTSKNAQLQSESNSLQSQFDKLSCSESQLQSQCEHMKQTNMNLESRLLKEEELRKEEVQALQAELTCTQTEVKALSTQVEELKDELVTQRRKHASSVKDLTKQLQQARRKLDQVENGSCDKEGSSMGSRSSSSGSLNARSSAEDRSPENTGSSVAVDNFPEVDKAMLIERIVRLQKAHARKNEKIEFMEDHIKQLVEEIRKKTNVLFYRIIQSYILREESGTLSSEASDFNKVHLSRRGGIMASLYTSHPADTGLTLELSLEINRKLQAVLEDTLLKNITLKENLQTLGTEIERLIKHQHELEQRTKKA; encoded by the exons ATGTCGGAGACAGAGCACATAGCCTCCATTTCCTCTGATCAAAATATTGAGGAAACAGCGGAAACAAAGGAAGACTCGTGCAACTCTCTCTCTGGTGATGAAAGCAGCAGCTTAGAAAATGAGTCCAAACTGTCATCATTAAACTCTGATAAAACTGTATGTCACCCTAATGAACACAATAATCAAACTGAAACACAGGAAAATTATATTCCAGATCATGGTGGGGGTAAGGATTCCTGTGCTAAAACAGACACAGGCCCAGAAAATTCTGAACAAATAACTAGTTTTCCTGGTGGAGATTTTACACAGCAAGTTTTGAAAACAAGTGAAGCAGAACAAACCGTGACACAAATATTGGCGGAATTAAGGTCATCTGCATTTACAGAAGCAGGGAACCAAAAGACTTATTCAGAGAGTCCTTATGATACAGACTGCACCAAGAaacttatttcaaaaataaaggatGTTTCAACATCAGAGGATTTGTTGGAAGAAATAGAATCTGAGCTCTTATCTACTGAGTTTGCAGAAGAACACCGAGTACCAAATGGAATGAATAAGGGAGAAAATGCATTAATTATGTTTGAAAAGTGTGTGCAAGATAAGTATTTGCAGCAGGAACACACCATAAAAaa gttaattaaagaaaataagaagcatCAGGAACTCATCTTAGACATTTGTTCAGAAAAAGACAATTTAAGagaagaacttaaaaaaagaacagaaacagagaaacagcaTATGAACACAATTAAACAG TTAGAAACAAGAATAGAGGAACTTAATAAAGAAGTTCAGGCTTCCAAAGATAAAGTATTAGCTCAAGACATTGCAGCCAAAAACGCAATTCAGCAATTACACAAAGAGATGGCCCATCGGATGGAACAG GCCAACAAGAAATGTGAAGAGGCACGCCAGGAAAAAGAAGCAATGGTAATGAAGTATGTAAGAGGTGAGAAGGAATCTTTAGACCTTCGGAAGGAAAAAGAGATACTTGAAAAAAAACTTAGAGATGCaaataaagaatgtgaaaaaaacaCTAGCAAAATTAAGCAACTTTCTCAGGAGAAAGGACGATTACACCAGCTGTATGAAACAAAG GAAGGTGAAGCTACCCGACTCAtcagagaaatagacaaattaaaGGAAGATATCAACTCTCACATCATTAAAGTAAAATGGgcacaaaacaaattaaaagcagaaatggattCACATAAG gaaaccaaagataaactcaaagaaacaacaacaaaattaactcAAGCAAAGGAAGAAGCAGATCAGATTAGGAAAAATTGTCAAGATATGATAAAAACATATCAG GAGTCAGAAGAAATTAAATCAAATGAGCTTGATGCCAAGCTTAGAGTCACAAAAGGAGAACTTGAAAAACAAATGCAGGAAAAATCTGACCAGCTAGAA ATGCATCATGCCAAAATAAAGGAACTAGAAGATCTGAAGAGGACATTTAAGGAGGGCATGGATGAGCTAAGGACGCTGAGAACAAAG GTAAAATGTCTAGAAGATGAACGATTGAGGACAGAAGATGAATTATCAAAATATAAAGAGATTATTAATCGCCAAAAAGCTGAAATTCAGAATTTGTTGGACAAAGTGAAAACTGCAGATCAGATACAGGAGCAGCATCAGAG AGGTAAACAAGAAATTGAAAATTTGAAGGAAGAAGTGGAAAGTCTTAATTCTTTGATTAATGACCTACAAAAAGACATCGAAGGCAGTAGGAAAAGAGAATCTGAGCTACTACTGTTTACAGAAAAGCTCACTAGTAAGAATGCACAGCTTCAATCTGaatccaattctttgcagtcaCAGTTTGATAAACTTTCCTGTAGTGAAAGTCAGTTACAAAGCCAATGTGAACACATGAAACAGACAAATATGAATTTG gaaAGTAGATTGTTAAAAGAAGAAGAACTGCGAAAAGAGGAAGTCCAGGCTCTGCAAGCTGAACTCACTTGTACACAAACTGAAGTTAAAGCATTGAGTACCCAGGTTGAAGAATTAAAAGATGAGTTAGTGACTCAAAGACGTAAACACGCCTCTAGTGTCAAGGATCTTACCAAACAACTTCAGCAAG CACGAAGAAAGTTAGATCAGGTTGAGAATGGAAGCTGTGATAAAGAAGGCAGCAGCATGGGAAGTCGCTCTAGTTCATCAG GGTCCCTCAATGCTCGAAGCAGTGCAGAAGACCGATCTCCAGAAAATACTGGGTCGTCAGTAGCTGTAGATAACTTCCCAGAAGTAGACAAGGCCATGCTGATTGAGAGGATAGTAAGGCTGCAGAAAGCACATGCCCGGAAAAATGAGAAGATAGAATTTATGGAGGATCACATCAAACAGCTGGTGgaagaaattaggaaaaaaacaaa TGTTTTATTTTACAGAATAATTCAGAGTTACATTTTACGAGAAGAATCAGGCACACTTTCTTCAGAGGCATCTGATTTTAACAAAGTGCATTTAAGTAGGCGGGGTGGCATCATGGCGTCTTTGTACACGTCCCATCCAGCCGATACTGGATTAACATTGGAACTGTCTTTGGAGATCAACCGGAAACTACAGGCTGTTTTGGAGGATACATTGctaaaaaatattactttgaag GAAAATCTGCAAACGCTTGGAACAGAAATAGAACGTCTTATTAAACACCAGCATGAACTAGAACAGAGGACGAAGAAAGCCTAA